A window of Tetrapisispora phaffii CBS 4417 chromosome 9, complete genome contains these coding sequences:
- the TIF11 gene encoding translation initiation complex factor eIF1A (similar to Saccharomyces cerevisiae TIF11 (YMR260C); ancestral locus Anc_8.812): protein MGKKNTKGGKKGRRGKNETDGPKRELIYRDEGQEYAQITKMLGNGRVEASCFDGIKRMAHIRGKLRKRVWMGQGDIILVSLRDFQDDQCDVVHKYNLDEARALKTQGELPENAKINETDNFGFESDEDVNFEFGNADEESEEEDDSEFDIDDI, encoded by the coding sequence atgGGTAAGAAAAACACTAAAGGTGGTAAGAAAGGTAGAAGAGGTAAGAATGAAACCGATGGTCCAAAACGTGAATTAATCTACAGAGATGAAGGTCAAGAATATGCCCAAATTACTAAGATGTTAGGTAACGGTAGAGTCGAAGCTTCCTGTTTTGATGGTATCAAGAGAATGGCTCATATCAGAGGTAAATTAAGAAAGAGAGTATGGATGGGTCAAggtgatattattttagttTCTTTAAGAGATTTCCAAGATGACCAGTGTGATGTCGTCCATAAATATAATCTAGATGAAGCTAGGGCTTTGAAAACCCAAGGTGAATTACCAGAAAACgctaaaattaatgaaactGATAACTTCGGTTTCGAATCTGATGAGGATGTTAACTTCGAATTCGGTAATGCTGATGAAGAAagtgaagaagaagatgattccgaatttgatattgatgatatttaA
- the TPHA0I00510 gene encoding uncharacterized protein encodes MYTEIKKDNGIYDNATTSKPVHSVNDVYEVFLDSFGTIFDERRDESVFMQKVSPNCANYDSPNFAINDFLNLPNAHDKNNNNNDKTFELEKPIKNVSHTLSNNTDELENVHTSETQELLDLLFEKKKLIIEITDRLIKHFEVPSVNECFSIEDINELLSPAAIIGNLIDIIKHYVSNSAVTELLTSITTALINHLNNVMDHLIIDYGLFWLNNVKELYFFIIEMIDTFQNSTKEKTEQYADTLAFMIEWKMMLNKLCSKVYFICISRVHSLILSICNPGGMLLKATPDINDDNFEKNFETLVTLEYPDTTDIVISLFNNLYWRMKCLQFKTTVINRIMLNVIQFFDCIYFNSIIMSVLILENDNDLYLFMNLVKLNSSVEYYNLPSPDPMPLLNEIGRLRSLTLEELQQVDKIEDITNVLTQKQLQIVLVKWKGNEKSTQNMQDFLNKNLRESADDATYLRELLTLVPSLEVINLFENLFKKVDFSVTYIPFVLDLNVIETLLKGLAEKKCEVITSFIGIKKFFDTPINRIEDESHQNDSLLDDLDLRIL; translated from the coding sequence ATGTATactgaaataaaaaaagataatggAATTTATGATAATGCCACAACTTCTAAGCCTGTTCATTCTGTCAATGATGTCTATGAGGTATTTTTAGACTCATTTGGGacaatttttgatgaaaGAAGAGACGAATCAGTCTTTATGCAAAAAGTATCTCCTAACTGTGCAAATTATGATTCTCCAAATTTTGCtatcaatgattttttgaatttaccTAATGCTCAtgataaaaacaataataacaatgatAAAACATTTGAATTGGAGAAACctattaaaaatgtcaGTCATACTTTGAGCAACAATACTGATGAGCTGGAAAATGTACATACTTCCGAAACCCAAGAATTACTAGACCTTTTAttcgaaaaaaaaaaattaattattgagATAACAGACCGATTAATCAAGCATTTTGAAGTCCCTTCTGTGAATGAATGCTTCTCTATAGAAGATATAAATGAATTGCTATCACCTGCTGCAATTATTGGAAACTTAatagatattattaaacaCTACGTCTCAAATTCAGCCGTCACAGAATTATTGACATCCATAACCACGGCTTTAATTAAccatttaaataatgtaatGGATCACTTAATTATTGATTATGGATTGTTTTGGTTAAATAACGTTAAGGAActgtatttttttattatcgaGATGATTGATACGTTCCaaaattcaacaaaagaaaaaactgAGCAATATGCTGACACTTTAGCATTTATGATAGAGTGGAAAATGATGTTAAATAAACTATGTTCGaaagtatattttatcTGCATTAGCAGAGTTCATTCGCTGATCCTTTCGATATGTAATCCTGGAGGAATGCTGCTGAAAGCAACGCCGGATATTAATGATGACAACtttgaaaagaattttGAGACACTTGTAACTTTGGAATATCCTGACACCACAGATATTGTAATATCTTTATTCAACAATCTATATTGGAGAATGAAATGTTTACAATTTAAAACAACCGTTATCAACAGAATAATGCTTAATGTAAtacaattttttgattgtATTTACTTCAACAGCATTATAATGAGCGTTCTTATTTTGGAGAACGATAATGATTTATACTTGTTTATGAACCTAGTAAAACTAAATTCGTCTgttgaatattataatctACCAAGTCCAGATCCAATGCCATTACTAAATGAAATTGGGAGATTAAGATCATTAACATTGGAAGAATTACAACAAGTTGacaaaattgaagatataACAAATGTATTAACTCAGAAACAATTACAAATTGTACTAGTCAAATGGAAAGGAAATGAAAAGAGTACTCAAAATATGCAAGACTTtctaaacaaaaatttaagaGAATCTGCAGATGATGCCACTTACCTAAGAGAATTATTGACTTTGGTACCAAGTCTAGAAGTGATAAACCTTTTCGAGAATTTGTTTAAGAAAGTAGATTTTTCGGTAACATATATTCCTTTTGTACTCGACTTAAATGTTATCgaaactttattaaaagGTTTAGCAGAGAAGAAGTGTGAAGTTATAACTTCATTTATtggaattaaaaaattctttgatACTCCCATTAATCGAATAGAAGATGAATCTCATCAAAACGATTCACTGCTTGATGATTTGGATTTGCGAATTTTATAA